The Candidatus Sulfotelmatobacter sp. genome includes the window GCGGCTCAAACTTGCGCACCTCCATCTGCACCTGATATTCCTCCGACTCGCCGACATAGGGCGGGTTCGAGATAACGAAGTCGAAAGGCCCGACGATGCCTTCGAGCAGATCTGTCTGATGGAACTGAATGCGATCGGCAAGTTGCAACCGCGCCGCATTCGCGCGCGCGATGTCCAGAGCGGCAGCCGAGATATCGGTCGCATGAATTTCAGCGCGAGGAAATTCCTTGGCCAGCGCCAGAGCAATGCAGCCGGAGCCGGTGCCGACGTCGACGATACGAACGTCAGACCTCGGACCTCGGACCTCGGACGATGAGTCCAGACCAATGTGGGGCAACCCAATGTGGGGCAACCCAATGTGGAGCGGGCACTCCTGCCCGCCAACTCTAGTCACGTCAATCACAGCTTCGATCAAATGCTCCGTCTCCGGCCGCGGAATCAGCACTGCCGGGCTGACGATCAGATCCATCCCCCAGAACTCCTGATGCCCGGTGATGTATTGCG containing:
- the prmC gene encoding peptide chain release factor N(5)-glutamine methyltransferase encodes the protein MPSVVKIDRVQLKEVLASAIARLTANNVPSPRLNAETLLMFTLNCDRAYLFAHPERELTADERARYESALAERARGVPAQYITGHQEFWGMDLIVSPAVLIPRPETEHLIEAVIDVTRVGGQECPLHIGLPHIGLPHIGLDSSSEVRGPRSDVRIVDVGTGSGCIALALAKEFPRAEIHATDISAAALDIARANAARLQLADRIQFHQTDLLEGIVGPFDFVISNPPYVGESEEYQVQMEVRKFEPRNAVFAGPTGLEVISRLIPQAHAALRPGGWLILEISGTIAEETKRLLSGWGAVRIVNDLQSIPRVVQARKPAG